From Juglans regia cultivar Chandler chromosome 9, Walnut 2.0, whole genome shotgun sequence:
taatatagatagtaaaataactaatctaatgtgaagtCCAAGTTTGCATCCAATTAGGCATAAGGCTAAAATTGGCATATTAACCAAACTTTGTCTAAAACTTTGCCGGAGCCAATGAGAGTGATCTAATGTGAATCTCTTAAATCTGAACATTTACGCATGATGCCTAAATCTCAACAATTACATGCTAAATTCTGTACCCTTACTAAGTCACTATCTTTATATGTAATCTTTCACTGTTAAGATATGCAATTATGTACGTTTATGTAGTTTTGTCAAGAGTGTAGAACACCATTTCCTTATTATGATAACCATTaattaaatcctttttattgAAGTGGCCTTACTTCACTATTGTGGTAAAAGTGAAGAAATATCCTCATATCAATCCTGGCAAATGGACAAGAATTGGATGCATGTGCCAAACAGGTTTACATCACGAGAATATGGTGCTGGGATTAATCAACTCCTCACAATGGCAAAAGCCCATGCACCTGGAAGCACTACCTTCAGGTGTCCATGCAAGAGATGTTGTAATAACATTTTCCTACCAATAAATGAAGTCGAAGATCATCTATTCACGATAGGTATTGACCCAAGTTATACACATTGGATTTTTCATGGGGAGGGTGAAAGTTGGAGTGCTAATTCGtcagatgatgatgacgataCTAATAATCAAAGTCAGaattatgttgatgatatggatGAGATGATAGAGGACATTCGGGCTGGAACATTCATGGACCATGACTTCCCGGAACATGGTACTACTTCCGAGCCCACCATGAGTGAGAGGCAATCGAAGAATTTCCGGCAATTGTTAGAGGATGTGAGACTCCCACTTTATCCTGGTTGTGCAAAGTTCTCTAAGCTTTCATTTATAGTTAAGCTACTTCATATAAAAACAATTGGTGGGTGGACTATCAAGTCATTTAACATGGTTTTAGACTTGTTAAAAGCAGCTTTTCCAGATATTCAGTTGCCTAACTCATACCATGAGGCCCGACGCTTAGAGCATGGGTTGGGTTTTAGTTATGTGAAAATAGACGCCTGCCCAAATGACTGAATGCTATTTTGGAATGACGATGCCAACAAAGAAGTTTGTTCTAAATGCAAGGAGTCGAGGTGGGTATCGAATAGAGGGAAAAAGGGGAAGATTCCCCAAAAGGTATTGCGATACTTTCCTCTGACACCTCGGTTACAAAGACTATTTATGTCAAAGAATATAGCAAAATCCATGAAATGGCATAGAGAACAAAGAGTTGATGACCATAGTACTTTAAGACATCCTACTGATTCTAAAGAGTGGAGACAATTTGATAAAGACCACAGTTGGTTTGCAGAAGATGCTCGCAATGTCAGATTGGGGCTAGCTAGTGATGGGTTCAACCCGTTCAATAATAACAGTAAACCTTATAGCATATGGCCTGTGATACTCGTACCATACAACTTGCCCCcttggttatgcatgaaagatccgTATTTAATACTCTCATTGCTCATTCCTGGTCCCAAAGCACCAGGAAACGACATCGACGTTTATTTACAGCCTTTAGTGAATGAATTAAAAGATTTATGGGCGAACGGCATAGATACCTATGATGCATCAAAGTCTGAAAATTTTCAGTTACATGCTGCACTATTGTGGACTATTAATGATTTTCCTGCATATGCCAATCTTTCGGGATGGAGTACAAAAGGAAAGATGGCTTGCCCATTATGTAATGAAGATACAGATTCCATGTGGTTGAAACATGGGAgaaaacattgttatatggATCATCGTCGCTTCTTGCCATCAACCCACacttggagaaagaaaaaagctgCATTCAATGGAAGTGAGGATCATCGCTTGCCACCTCTAGAGCTCATGGGACATGATCTACTTCATCAACTAGAGCATGTTCGTAATGTAGAATTTGGCAAAGGCTCTCGAAAGAGAAAACGCAGACTAGATGAATTGAACTGGactaaaaaaagtatattcttcAATTTACCTTATTGGTCAATGTTGTCGTTAAGACATAATCTTGATGTCATGCACattgaaaaaaacatttgcGACAATGTCCTAGGAACATTGATgggtattgaaggaaaaacgaAAGACACTGCTAATGCACGTAGGGACTTGATGGAGCTTGGGTCAAGGAAGGAATTACATTTACAACCTTCAGCAAATGGGTACCAAATGATGCTTGGCTCCTACACCCTAGATTTAGCAGAGAGGAGACGTTTTTGTGAATGGCTTGCATCTGTTAAATTTCCAGATGGTTTTGCCTCGAACATCTCCAGATGTGTTTCAGTTGCTGATGGAAAGATATCAGGAATGAAAAGTCACGATTGCCACGTGTTCATGCAAAGATTACTTCCAGTTGCAATTAGTGGGTTTTTACCATCCGATATACGTCTTGCATTGAC
This genomic window contains:
- the LOC109003034 gene encoding uncharacterized protein LOC109003034 gives rise to the protein MLFWNDDANKEVCSKCKESRWVSNRGKKGKIPQKVLRYFPLTPRLQRLFMSKNIAKSMKWHREQRVDDHSTLRHPTDSKEWRQFDKDHSWFAEDARNVRLGLASDGFNPFNNNSKPYSIWPVILVPYNLPPWLCMKDPYLILSLLIPGPKAPGNDIDVYLQPLVNELKDLWANGIDTYDASKSENFQLHAALLWTINDFPAYANLSGWSTKGKMACPLCNEDTDSMWLKHGRKHCYMDHRRFLPSTHTWRKKKAAFNGSEDHRLPPLELMGHDLLHQLEHVRNVEFGKGSRKRKRRLDELNWTKKSIFFNLPYWSMLSLRHNLDVMHIEKNICDNVLGTLMGIEGKTKDTANARRDLMELGSRKELHLQPSANGYQMMLGSYTLDLAERRRFCEWLASVKFPDGFASNISRCVSVADGKISGMKSHDCHVFMQRLLPVAISGFLPSDIRLALTEFSSFFKALCSRTLTLEILKRLQSDIAVILCKLEMIFPPAFFDIMVHLAIHLPREAYLAGPVQYRWMYPFERYLGKFKRYVRNKARPEGSIAQAYVHVECLTFCSLYIHDVETIYNREERNRDIDKGTESDNLPIFSQKVRPLGSPTSNRMDQTLIAKARWYVLNNCPEIGQYIDEHYTKIKEISLDNVERRHEIGFPSWFRTHIQELREANPDDVSESVYALACGPDPWVASYSACVMNGIRFHTVLRGQYRKTQNS